Proteins from a single region of Corynebacterium casei LMG S-19264:
- a CDS encoding galactokinase family protein, producing MPMWPAPTSPASTRVHQAHSAHAGAPAQAVASAPGTWSIAGEHADHFGGIVVMGISELRAAAAVSPRNDGTIKVRFIEHTHEGEKQTDDSITLDELQERFIQQQPQIDEQGRTVIPPAPEGSLASRIGGVIWTMINRQLLSRETAGADVTIVCDVPIEAGMGAFAAADVAVALAMLPEDSELDHPLRARLAEVCTQAVDTFSSLPALRARHTAALRAEEGYVSIIDYSDNSVTKAAAPISGMLRAFVLFPANTEAPAQSTHIRGRNNFVDAASHAFGAESLRLLPDAPERVIDWLNAVHKVHGSKGQPAVAEASGWLHFYDAETVRAHQVARALRSGAWNELGSILASSQKDMVTHYGLDNAEALSELALARGATAARAASAGTSNAVLAFVPSARAENFAADFAADGLVVVPVVHGTEAAIESTSK from the coding sequence ATGCCGATGTGGCCCGCACCCACTTCCCCAGCTTCCACCCGCGTCCACCAAGCGCACTCCGCACACGCAGGTGCTCCTGCCCAGGCGGTAGCTAGCGCACCGGGTACGTGGTCGATTGCTGGTGAGCACGCGGATCACTTCGGTGGCATCGTGGTCATGGGCATTTCTGAGCTGCGCGCAGCGGCCGCAGTATCGCCGCGTAACGATGGCACCATCAAGGTACGTTTCATTGAACACACCCACGAGGGTGAGAAGCAGACCGATGACTCCATCACGTTAGATGAGCTGCAGGAGCGGTTTATCCAGCAGCAGCCCCAGATTGATGAGCAGGGCCGCACGGTTATCCCGCCAGCGCCGGAGGGTTCTTTGGCGTCGCGTATCGGTGGCGTTATTTGGACCATGATTAACCGCCAGTTGCTCTCGCGTGAGACTGCCGGCGCGGATGTCACCATCGTTTGTGATGTTCCGATTGAAGCAGGCATGGGCGCATTCGCCGCTGCGGATGTGGCGGTAGCCTTGGCGATGTTGCCGGAAGATTCCGAGTTGGACCACCCCCTGCGCGCGCGTCTTGCTGAGGTGTGCACCCAGGCCGTGGATACCTTCTCTTCCCTGCCAGCATTGCGTGCCCGCCATACGGCGGCACTGCGTGCGGAAGAGGGCTACGTCAGCATCATTGACTATTCAGACAATTCCGTGACCAAGGCTGCCGCACCGATTTCCGGCATGCTGCGCGCCTTCGTGCTCTTCCCCGCTAATACCGAGGCACCGGCGCAGTCCACCCATATTCGTGGCCGCAATAACTTCGTTGATGCAGCCAGCCACGCATTCGGTGCAGAGTCGCTTCGCTTGCTTCCCGATGCCCCCGAGCGCGTCATCGACTGGCTCAACGCCGTGCACAAAGTCCACGGCTCCAAAGGCCAGCCGGCCGTTGCAGAAGCCTCCGGATGGCTGCACTTCTACGATGCCGAAACCGTTCGCGCTCACCAGGTCGCCCGCGCTTTGCGCTCCGGCGCATGGAACGAGCTCGGCAGCATTTTGGCCAGTTCCCAAAAGGACATGGTCACCCACTACGGACTCGACAACGCCGAAGCGCTCAGCGAGCTCGCCCTCGCCCGCGGCGCAACCGCCGCACGCGCCGCATCTGCTGGCACTTCGAACGCAGTACTCGCGTTCGTGCCAAGCGCTCGCGCCGAGAACTTCGCCGCTGACTTCGCCGCCGACGGCCTCGTTGTCGTGCCAGTCGTGCACGGCACCGAAGCTGCCATCGAATCTACCTCGAAATAG
- a CDS encoding bifunctional RNase H/acid phosphatase, with the protein MKVIIYADGGSRGNPGTAGSGTVIYAADGKTILDEIVYVVGKKSTNNVAEYYGLLRGVERAAELGATEVEFFMDSKLVVEQINGRWKIKHPDMQKLAVEARKYINTFDSFSLSWVARAKNSVADKLSNDAMDACAAGHPVGIVRGNSKSVAPEEQEDEAVAEPAETTAGSSTSLQPQDWMGDRGDVTRFVLLRHGQTQMSVDKQYSGHTDIELTERGQKQALAAAQAIANRGIEFDVIVSSPLKRCQQTAQAAAQALGIDEVETVEDLIELDFGKWEGESFDEVGKRDSDRLQEWMTDSSVSCPDGESLQQLHKRVRKVRKELQERYAGKTLLVVTHVNPIKSFIRQALDGNAAVFEKVFLGVASISDVEFWSDGSLVRCVNDVGHLGALE; encoded by the coding sequence GTGAAGGTCATTATCTACGCCGACGGCGGCTCGCGCGGCAACCCCGGCACGGCCGGTTCCGGCACCGTCATCTACGCTGCCGACGGGAAAACCATCCTGGATGAAATCGTCTACGTGGTGGGAAAGAAGTCCACCAACAACGTCGCCGAATACTACGGTCTGCTGCGCGGAGTTGAACGCGCCGCTGAACTCGGCGCCACCGAAGTGGAGTTTTTCATGGACTCCAAGCTCGTGGTGGAACAGATCAACGGGCGCTGGAAAATCAAGCACCCCGACATGCAAAAGCTTGCCGTCGAGGCACGGAAGTACATCAATACTTTTGATTCTTTCTCGCTTTCCTGGGTTGCCCGTGCCAAAAACTCCGTGGCCGACAAACTCTCCAACGACGCCATGGACGCCTGCGCCGCCGGCCACCCCGTCGGCATCGTTCGCGGCAACAGTAAGTCTGTTGCCCCCGAAGAACAAGAGGACGAGGCTGTCGCTGAGCCTGCCGAAACAACTGCAGGCTCGTCCACGAGCCTGCAGCCACAAGACTGGATGGGGGACCGCGGGGATGTCACCCGCTTCGTGCTGCTGCGCCATGGCCAAACGCAGATGAGCGTGGACAAGCAGTACTCGGGTCACACCGATATTGAGCTCACCGAGCGCGGCCAGAAGCAGGCTCTTGCTGCGGCGCAAGCTATTGCGAACCGCGGAATCGAATTTGATGTCATCGTGTCCTCGCCCTTGAAACGCTGCCAGCAAACCGCACAAGCAGCGGCGCAGGCCCTAGGCATTGATGAAGTCGAAACCGTAGAAGACCTCATTGAGCTGGACTTTGGCAAATGGGAGGGCGAATCCTTCGACGAGGTGGGCAAGCGTGACAGCGACCGTTTGCAGGAATGGATGACTGATAGTTCCGTGTCCTGCCCGGATGGGGAATCCTTGCAGCAGCTGCACAAACGCGTGCGCAAGGTGCGCAAGGAACTACAGGAACGCTACGCCGGCAAGACACTATTGGTGGTCACCCACGTCAATCCCATCAAATCCTTCATCCGCCAGGCACTCGACGGCAACGCGGCGGTGTTTGAGAAGGTGTTCTTGGGCGTGGCATCGATTAGCGATGTGGAATTTTGGTCCGATGGATCGCTTGTACGCTGCGTAAATGATGTTGGGCACCTCGGTGCGCTAGAATAA
- a CDS encoding GNAT family N-acetyltransferase — protein MCNEWQHKWAEDGIGYFVVSRKDEKGADTCNVIGFCGVRKSVEQGKDVLNVYYRFSPESQGKDFAKEATTADIEWGREKCPDLPVVAIIDPANTASIRLAEKLGFTLDAGSGVPGDYDVYRL, from the coding sequence TTGTGCAATGAATGGCAGCACAAATGGGCGGAAGACGGCATCGGATACTTCGTTGTTTCTCGCAAGGACGAGAAAGGCGCGGACACCTGCAACGTCATCGGCTTCTGTGGAGTTCGCAAATCGGTGGAACAAGGAAAAGACGTACTCAACGTCTACTACCGTTTCTCACCGGAGTCCCAGGGCAAAGACTTTGCCAAGGAAGCAACGACAGCGGATATCGAGTGGGGCCGCGAGAAATGCCCTGATCTGCCGGTTGTCGCAATCATCGACCCGGCCAATACTGCCTCAATTCGGCTTGCAGAAAAGTTGGGATTCACGCTCGATGCTGGCTCCGGAGTGCCCGGAGACTATGACGTATACCGGCTTTAG
- a CDS encoding ribonuclease catalytic domain-containing protein encodes MKLYAAHLDLSSIAKEFKVPTAFDEEVTHAAARARDQFAATRTDKRDIPLVTIDPEGSMDLDQAVFIDKASGGAGYVVYYAIADVAAFVEPGGPIERESLERGQTIYLPDEPARLHPPELSEGEASLLPDVDRPAVLWTLNLDASGEVEDFQVERALVRSRARLDYDGAHADLVNGELHSSIALLPEVGKLRQASSLRRHAISLRLPSQRVVENEDGQFELVIEPRHEIMDYNSEISLLTGMCAGQLMAKHGVGFLRTLPAATEESEREFLEGIAALGYEVGEDSISEFLLSINADEPRGMAAMRLAQRLLRGADYVWLGDGEAEIHAGIGGYYAHVTAPLRRLVDRFASEVCLALCAGEEIPTWVTDNADDVISTMRRTSQLASQVDKAVLNWLEARVLQPWIGHNFEAVVLSSDPEKNKASVFVADPPVLADTVGAPPQGSSTHVSLISADPDKREVKFAWPAD; translated from the coding sequence ATGAAGTTATATGCTGCGCACCTGGACTTGAGCTCTATTGCGAAGGAGTTCAAGGTACCCACCGCCTTCGATGAGGAGGTCACCCACGCTGCCGCGCGGGCACGCGATCAGTTCGCGGCTACGCGTACGGACAAGCGTGATATTCCACTGGTGACCATTGATCCGGAAGGGTCTATGGACCTGGACCAGGCGGTGTTTATTGATAAAGCTTCAGGTGGCGCCGGCTATGTGGTGTATTACGCCATCGCGGATGTCGCAGCATTTGTGGAGCCAGGCGGGCCGATTGAGCGTGAATCTTTGGAGCGCGGGCAGACTATTTATCTTCCCGATGAACCAGCACGCCTTCACCCGCCAGAGCTTTCGGAGGGTGAAGCATCATTGCTTCCCGATGTTGACCGGCCCGCCGTCTTATGGACCCTCAACCTGGATGCGTCCGGGGAGGTCGAGGACTTCCAGGTAGAGCGCGCGCTGGTGCGCTCGCGTGCGCGTTTAGATTACGATGGCGCGCACGCGGACCTGGTCAATGGCGAGCTGCACTCGTCTATCGCATTATTGCCTGAAGTGGGCAAGCTGCGCCAAGCATCCTCGCTGCGCAGGCATGCTATTTCTTTGCGTCTGCCATCCCAGCGCGTGGTGGAAAATGAGGACGGCCAGTTTGAGCTGGTTATCGAGCCACGGCATGAAATCATGGACTACAACTCAGAGATTTCGTTGCTAACCGGCATGTGTGCCGGGCAGCTGATGGCTAAGCACGGGGTTGGTTTCTTGCGCACCCTGCCTGCCGCGACTGAAGAATCCGAGCGCGAATTCCTCGAAGGTATCGCGGCACTGGGTTATGAGGTAGGGGAGGACTCCATCTCGGAATTCTTATTGTCCATCAACGCCGATGAGCCACGCGGCATGGCCGCGATGCGTTTGGCGCAGCGGCTTTTGCGCGGCGCGGACTATGTGTGGCTCGGCGATGGCGAAGCCGAAATCCACGCCGGAATCGGCGGCTACTATGCGCATGTGACGGCACCGCTGCGCCGCCTGGTTGACCGCTTTGCCTCGGAAGTCTGCCTGGCTTTATGTGCCGGTGAAGAGATTCCTACATGGGTAACCGATAACGCCGACGATGTCATCTCCACCATGCGCCGAACCTCGCAACTGGCATCGCAAGTGGACAAAGCCGTGCTCAACTGGTTGGAGGCACGCGTGCTTCAGCCGTGGATTGGGCATAACTTTGAAGCCGTTGTCCTTTCTTCTGATCCAGAGAAGAACAAGGCATCTGTATTCGTCGCTGATCCACCGGTGCTCGCCGATACTGTTGGCGCCCCACCACAGGGCTCATCCACACACGTGTCGCTGATCAGCGCCGACCCCGACAAGCGCGAAGTGAAATTCGCCTGGCCTGCCGATTAG
- a CDS encoding HNH endonuclease signature motif containing protein → MELLQAIKLYFSQGIGILRIAYEHSPYDLESFGIVLPKAKEYAKLADALLGPADSPRLQHESIALAEQRQLSLDHLIMVNRHAKKLKQRGAAWKLRAELIAHEGSYKEVNAYGNRRVKEIQGEKPKEPGVKVSQAKNGMVTMTVTDTQRRITDFTKTLDAIETTEQPRKKALLEAFWKHIDSGGGLLQPEYRTVIAIGLDQSATIVRGEGNESIIGASDGTTMTGAEIVNAAISGALGDKIYAGLFHPTAGPVNLYETRFASFKQRILAKAENLVCPWPDCGVPADRCQVHHLDAHKNGGQTNPSNLSTLCAYHNGVNDDGDVQGKNFTKPKRGRMVRHRGKVKLLTPGGRLVDNTHDLSTMGAMDLI, encoded by the coding sequence ATGGAACTACTTCAGGCAATCAAACTCTACTTCAGCCAGGGCATAGGCATTCTCCGCATTGCTTACGAGCACTCTCCCTATGACTTGGAAAGCTTCGGCATTGTACTACCGAAAGCAAAGGAGTACGCCAAGCTCGCCGATGCACTCCTTGGTCCCGCCGACTCTCCGCGCCTGCAGCATGAATCAATAGCGCTGGCCGAACAACGCCAATTAAGCCTCGACCACCTAATAATGGTCAATAGACACGCTAAGAAGCTCAAACAGCGCGGCGCAGCCTGGAAACTGCGCGCCGAACTTATCGCCCATGAAGGCAGCTACAAAGAAGTCAATGCCTACGGCAACCGGCGGGTGAAAGAAATCCAGGGTGAGAAGCCGAAAGAGCCCGGTGTAAAGGTGAGCCAGGCTAAGAACGGCATGGTCACGATGACCGTGACGGATACCCAACGCCGCATCACTGATTTTACGAAGACCCTCGATGCGATAGAAACCACTGAGCAGCCGAGGAAGAAAGCACTGTTGGAGGCGTTCTGGAAACACATCGACAGCGGCGGTGGTCTGCTCCAACCTGAATACCGCACTGTTATTGCCATCGGCCTGGATCAATCCGCGACGATTGTCCGCGGCGAAGGCAACGAATCCATCATCGGTGCCTCCGACGGCACCACCATGACTGGTGCAGAAATCGTCAACGCGGCGATTTCTGGTGCCCTCGGTGACAAGATTTACGCCGGCCTGTTCCATCCGACTGCAGGGCCTGTCAACTTGTATGAGACTCGGTTCGCGTCGTTTAAGCAGCGGATATTAGCCAAGGCGGAGAATCTTGTGTGTCCGTGGCCGGACTGCGGCGTTCCTGCTGACAGGTGCCAGGTACACCACCTGGATGCGCATAAGAACGGTGGGCAGACCAACCCTTCGAATCTCAGCACGCTGTGCGCTTATCACAACGGTGTCAATGACGATGGTGATGTTCAGGGCAAGAACTTCACCAAACCAAAACGCGGGCGGATGGTCCGGCACCGCGGCAAGGTCAAGCTTTTAACGCCGGGTGGAAGGCTCGTGGACAACACACATGACCTGAGCACGATGGGAGCAATGGACCTGATTTAG